In Neobacillus endophyticus, a single window of DNA contains:
- a CDS encoding RNA-guided endonuclease TnpB family protein encodes MARKKAIKVLRKKKKAENIQRFTQKQNIGRASLTAKEFRLLQRMSHSSKALRNVGLYAIKQSYLNTNKMATVKEVDAAMQADMNYWGVQSNSVQAIRRSLLEEVNSFFKALASWKENPEKFTGRPKFPKYSGSTEKRIIEIYQVPKVDKDGYWAIPMNVGFRKRFGSIKIRMPKNLLNKKISYIEIVPKQKGRFFEVHYTYEMQISQMKKQPTTTMNALSCDLGVDRLLSCATSKGDTFLIDGKKLKSINQYCNKAISNLQQKNIKNGISKRVVTNAIAELWNKRNNQIDGYFSQTIGLLFKKVKEFNIDTIVVGYNAGWKQESDMGKKNNQKFVQIPFQKLISAIENKCLKESIRFMMQEESYTSKASFLDRDMIPVWSKDEKTNYHFSGKRITRGLYQSKSGQCIHADINGALNTLRKSEVVELGVNLKVRTPILLKVQKRKAVASRIA; translated from the coding sequence ATGGCAAGAAAAAAAGCAATTAAAGTATTGCGTAAGAAAAAGAAGGCAGAAAACATTCAACGATTTACACAGAAACAAAACATTGGACGAGCCAGCCTTACGGCTAAAGAATTTCGTTTGCTTCAACGTATGTCACATAGCTCCAAAGCGTTGCGAAATGTTGGATTATATGCCATCAAACAAAGTTATTTGAACACTAATAAAATGGCAACTGTAAAAGAAGTGGACGCAGCCATGCAAGCTGATATGAACTATTGGGGTGTTCAATCCAATTCTGTTCAAGCAATTCGCCGTTCATTGTTAGAAGAAGTGAACAGCTTTTTTAAAGCATTAGCGTCTTGGAAAGAGAATCCTGAAAAGTTCACTGGTCGTCCTAAGTTTCCGAAGTATTCTGGTTCGACTGAAAAACGGATCATCGAAATTTACCAAGTGCCAAAGGTCGATAAAGATGGTTATTGGGCAATACCGATGAATGTCGGATTTAGAAAACGGTTTGGCTCCATCAAAATTCGTATGCCTAAAAACTTGTTGAACAAAAAGATTTCCTATATCGAAATCGTACCCAAGCAAAAAGGTCGGTTCTTTGAGGTGCATTACACATATGAAATGCAAATCTCTCAAATGAAGAAGCAACCAACGACTACTATGAACGCTTTGAGTTGCGATTTAGGTGTAGATAGACTATTAAGCTGTGCAACAAGTAAAGGGGATACGTTTTTAATTGATGGTAAAAAATTAAAGTCCATCAACCAATACTGCAACAAAGCGATAAGTAATCTGCAACAGAAAAATATCAAAAACGGTATCTCAAAACGTGTCGTTACGAATGCAATAGCTGAACTGTGGAATAAAAGAAACAACCAAATCGATGGTTATTTCTCACAAACCATAGGATTGTTGTTCAAAAAGGTAAAGGAATTTAACATTGATACCATTGTCGTTGGCTATAATGCTGGCTGGAAACAGGAGTCTGATATGGGGAAAAAGAATAATCAAAAGTTTGTTCAAATCCCATTTCAAAAGTTGATTTCTGCCATTGAAAACAAATGCCTGAAAGAAAGCATTCGTTTTATGATGCAGGAAGAAAGCTATACTTCGAAAGCTAGTTTCCTGGACAGAGATATGATTCCTGTTTGGTCAAAGGATGAAAAAACCAACTATCATTTTAGCGGAAAACGAATCACTCGTGGTCTGTATCAAAGTAAATCAGGACAATGTATCCATGCTGATATTAATGGTGCTTTGAACACATTACGGAAATCAGAAGTTGTAGAATTGGGTGTTAATCTTAAGGTGAGAACTCCTATTCTATTAAAAGTACAAAAACGTAAGGCTGTTGCTTCACGCATAGCTTAG
- a CDS encoding VanZ family protein encodes MFLHNGRVIIVFGLLIYLAGRIVLAMVNNKKRKPFLWTKEIIKLLFAIYILLVVSVTLFPIIFPPFMEKTEIYRSINLMPLISIIKEVSQIGIAYDGDTQFMIGLILRNVGGNILLLMPLGFFAPILLSKYTSFKKAVLLGLFTSIGIECLQLIELLLGIAFSRTVDIDDVICNVMGASIGYLIYKIMFGLSEKYQIKIFQNLIQEKVKM; translated from the coding sequence TTGTTTTTACATAACGGAAGGGTAATTATTGTATTTGGACTATTAATTTATCTAGCTGGAAGAATTGTTTTGGCGATGGTTAATAATAAAAAAAGAAAACCATTCCTTTGGACAAAGGAAATTATTAAACTTTTATTTGCCATATATATCCTATTGGTTGTTTCTGTAACTTTATTTCCAATCATATTTCCTCCTTTTATGGAAAAAACAGAAATATATCGTTCAATAAATCTAATGCCCCTTATATCAATAATTAAGGAAGTAAGTCAAATAGGTATAGCGTACGATGGAGATACTCAATTTATGATTGGTCTAATTTTAAGAAATGTTGGGGGAAACATTTTGTTGTTAATGCCTTTAGGCTTTTTTGCACCAATATTACTAAGTAAATATACAAGCTTTAAAAAAGCTGTATTATTAGGTCTTTTTACGTCAATAGGCATTGAATGTTTGCAATTAATTGAACTTTTACTAGGAATAGCATTTTCACGTACAGTTGATATTGATGATGTAATTTGCAATGTTATGGGTGCTAGTATCGGATACCTGATATATAAGATAATGTTTGGATTATCTGAAAAATATCAGATAAAAATTTTTCAGAATTTGATACAAGAAAAAGTAAAAATGTAA
- a CDS encoding tyrosine-type recombinase/integrase has translation MVSSNKIIIKKKDTLFFAPYKTSIPELVQEMNDHSYFPLLKEKLHQAEKEQRRKFHDFNDYEILYYYVHEQKNVDLKKNRKENTRKEYLRELLHFAKNITQYSNEMGIDIEEIKEGSLFKSLAPRHMTRFQEWMIEKAPKLIGKESYSPATISRKTAIIKDFLSFLFEKKYIVEPIHSGMSTATVSKDERPNKDLGAREVIQLLQYFNNENHPIIYGIIHVLVTTGIRNNEFCKARVCDLSYDHVRAEYYLQVDGKGNKKRLVPIKPKVFQSIVEFREMRGLETKLDAEDETPLFVTSEMKPYSPSYLSQYINKAIKRTELEFIKLRKNPIGPHTCRHAFAIISYNSGADIYKIMRSLGHESIETTNIYLQKEFEKDNNAAHMWEKGELAEYI, from the coding sequence ATGGTTAGCTCGAACAAAATAATAATAAAGAAGAAAGATACTCTATTTTTCGCACCGTATAAAACGTCCATCCCCGAATTGGTTCAGGAAATGAATGATCACTCTTACTTTCCTCTTTTGAAAGAAAAACTTCACCAAGCTGAAAAAGAGCAAAGGAGAAAATTCCATGACTTCAACGATTACGAAATTCTTTACTATTATGTACATGAACAAAAAAACGTAGACCTAAAGAAAAATAGAAAAGAGAACACACGAAAAGAATATTTGCGGGAACTATTACATTTCGCTAAAAACATCACGCAATATTCTAATGAGATGGGTATCGATATTGAGGAAATAAAAGAGGGTTCATTATTTAAGAGCTTGGCACCACGCCATATGACGCGCTTTCAAGAATGGATGATCGAAAAAGCTCCCAAATTAATCGGTAAAGAGTCGTATTCACCAGCAACAATTTCTCGTAAAACGGCTATCATTAAAGATTTTCTTTCCTTTTTATTTGAAAAGAAGTACATAGTTGAACCTATTCATTCAGGAATGAGTACTGCAACAGTGAGTAAAGACGAGCGCCCGAATAAAGACCTAGGGGCAAGAGAAGTCATTCAGCTGCTGCAGTATTTTAATAACGAAAACCATCCTATTATATATGGCATTATTCATGTTCTTGTTACTACTGGGATCCGAAATAATGAGTTTTGTAAAGCGCGGGTCTGTGATTTGAGTTATGATCATGTTCGTGCGGAGTATTACTTGCAAGTAGATGGTAAAGGAAATAAAAAGCGATTGGTGCCAATTAAACCAAAAGTATTCCAAAGTATCGTAGAGTTCAGAGAAATGAGAGGGCTTGAAACCAAATTGGACGCAGAAGATGAAACCCCATTGTTCGTGACCTCGGAGATGAAGCCATATTCCCCTTCGTACCTCTCACAATATATAAATAAGGCCATAAAAAGAACGGAATTAGAATTTATTAAGTTAAGGAAAAATCCAATCGGTCCACATACCTGCCGACATGCTTTTGCGATCATCTCTTACAATAGTGGAGCTGACATTTATAAAATTATGCGGTCATTAGGACATGAATCAATTGAGACAACAAATATTTATTTACAAAAAGAATTCGAGAAGGATAATAATGCTGCTCATATGTGGGAAAAAGGTGAACTTGCAGAATATATTTAA
- a CDS encoding DNA/RNA non-specific endonuclease yields the protein MKNIMKTTLLLLGAFVLSISNGCSQVAHSISNNEPKIEPNQTINQNLGDVNQYSNLATLNFDGKDQVIVLNQNHTTFSQADLSLNKGGWQSFSNLDTLNRVGVANALLHKSMMPTAKREPLHVNPTGWKNKMVTVNGKREWLYNRCHLIGYQFTGENNNPKNLMTGTRSFNDPAMLKYEDQVASYLRTTGHHVRYQVEPIFRGNELVARGVHMMAKSVEDNKLEFNVYIFNVEPGITINYQDGTSNVQS from the coding sequence GTGAAAAACATCATGAAAACAACACTGTTACTTTTAGGTGCTTTTGTATTAAGCATTTCAAACGGATGCAGCCAGGTCGCTCATTCCATTTCCAATAATGAGCCTAAAATAGAACCAAACCAAACAATTAATCAGAATTTAGGGGATGTTAATCAGTATAGTAACCTTGCAACTTTAAACTTTGATGGAAAAGACCAAGTTATTGTCCTAAACCAAAATCATACAACTTTTTCACAGGCAGATTTAAGTTTGAATAAGGGTGGCTGGCAATCTTTTTCGAATTTAGATACTCTAAATCGTGTTGGTGTAGCCAACGCTTTGCTTCATAAATCCATGATGCCAACAGCAAAACGTGAGCCTCTTCATGTGAATCCAACTGGATGGAAAAACAAAATGGTCACAGTAAATGGAAAACGTGAATGGTTGTATAATCGCTGTCATTTGATCGGATATCAATTCACCGGTGAAAACAACAATCCTAAAAATTTAATGACTGGAACCAGAAGTTTCAATGATCCAGCCATGTTGAAATACGAAGACCAAGTAGCATCTTATCTAAGAACCACTGGTCATCATGTCCGTTATCAAGTCGAACCTATTTTTAGGGGCAATGAATTGGTTGCAAGAGGGGTCCATATGATGGCCAAAAGCGTGGAAGACAATAAATTGGAATTCAATGTTTATATTTTTAACGTTGAGCCGGGTATAACCATTAATTATCAAGATGGAACTTCCAACGTCCAATCATAG
- a CDS encoding helix-turn-helix domain-containing protein codes for MTTINYSKEFVTTDEAAEILGVSTQTIYKYEKEKKLSSLYDHKWRMRKTKLFKREDVEQLKQSFNKPGLTTGEAAERVGVTPATIHTYIKKDQLPAFIHHYKGKDLYFIKEEDLNEFLSSKEFQLQEKKRERKQFYDKDSGFILYQSLKTVNGQLARILELDGVGKVVTSDGESLTLQQAMERGFEPCTKIADHPYSTKRGYAKFRFIKPHNINSAIYDILEACYQHAGPQNIRLNTEDEYIVMEVKPVSLPFTKERDSSIINLIQNYIIEGKIIYDLDGIFIESDLEPFIIHIPSEMKEFIRKKAASENKSMEELAIEAFRQYWNI; via the coding sequence ATGACTACTATTAACTACTCAAAAGAGTTTGTGACGACCGATGAAGCTGCCGAGATATTAGGGGTTTCTACTCAAACTATTTATAAATACGAAAAAGAAAAAAAACTTTCTTCCTTATATGATCACAAATGGAGAATGCGAAAAACAAAACTATTTAAGCGGGAAGATGTAGAACAGCTGAAACAATCTTTTAATAAGCCAGGACTTACAACGGGTGAAGCAGCAGAAAGGGTAGGTGTTACACCCGCTACTATTCATACTTATATAAAAAAAGACCAATTACCTGCATTTATCCATCATTATAAGGGGAAGGATCTTTATTTTATAAAGGAAGAAGACTTAAATGAATTTTTATCCTCAAAAGAGTTTCAGTTGCAGGAAAAAAAGAGAGAACGTAAACAGTTTTATGATAAAGATTCTGGATTTATACTGTATCAATCTTTAAAGACTGTAAACGGGCAGCTAGCAAGAATTTTGGAGCTTGATGGAGTAGGAAAAGTGGTCACGTCAGATGGTGAGTCCCTTACTTTACAACAAGCAATGGAACGTGGCTTTGAACCTTGTACTAAAATAGCTGATCATCCTTATAGCACTAAGAGAGGATATGCAAAGTTTCGTTTTATTAAACCTCATAATATTAATTCCGCTATTTATGATATCTTGGAAGCTTGTTACCAACATGCAGGTCCTCAAAATATTAGGTTAAATACGGAAGATGAATACATTGTAATGGAAGTAAAACCTGTGTCCTTACCTTTTACCAAGGAAAGAGATTCTTCCATTATCAACCTCATTCAGAACTATATAATAGAAGGAAAAATTATTTACGACTTAGATGGCATCTTTATAGAAAGTGATTTAGAGCCATTTATTATTCATATTCCAAGTGAGATGAAGGAATTTATTCGTAAGAAGGCAGCTTCTGAAAATAAATCAATGGAAGAATTAGCTATTGAAGCTTTTCGACAATACTGGAATATTTAA
- the imm47 gene encoding Imm47 family immunity protein, translating to MKEKGILMNSIWFREKSNLSQSDIKKNILKAVTETEVLFNLIELFKIGDFFLNFEEQIGEEASADEKGDFYFRYCAENDTESYYFQQNLAFPGDFAKKLIQRVMIAANNEEPLRMALIPSLLSIFTGEKVPGDYYTIINESNYKDFIDYINGLSHIDWEKGQKYFYGYKV from the coding sequence ATGAAAGAAAAAGGAATCCTTATGAATAGTATATGGTTTAGAGAAAAATCAAATTTATCGCAATCTGACATAAAGAAAAATATTTTAAAAGCTGTAACAGAGACGGAAGTTTTATTTAACTTAATAGAATTATTTAAAATAGGGGACTTTTTCCTTAATTTTGAAGAACAAATTGGAGAAGAGGCATCTGCAGACGAAAAAGGAGATTTTTATTTTAGATACTGTGCTGAGAATGATACAGAAAGTTATTACTTTCAACAAAATTTGGCTTTCCCTGGGGACTTTGCTAAAAAATTAATTCAGAGAGTTATGATTGCAGCAAATAATGAGGAGCCACTACGGATGGCATTAATTCCATCTTTATTATCAATTTTTACTGGTGAAAAAGTGCCAGGGGATTATTACACTATCATTAATGAAAGTAATTATAAAGATTTTATTGATTATATAAATGGACTTTCCCATATAGACTGGGAAAAGGGACAAAAATATTTTTACGGATACAAAGTTTAA
- the hfq gene encoding RNA chaperone Hfq, with translation MEKTITRFQNNIQDGFLNELRKQKLPVTVILTSGFQIKGIITNFDGFTIMINSNGKQQLVYKHAISTFVPSKNVE, from the coding sequence ATGGAAAAAACAATAACGAGGTTTCAGAACAATATACAAGACGGTTTCCTGAATGAATTAAGAAAACAGAAACTCCCGGTTACAGTGATTCTTACAAGCGGTTTTCAAATTAAAGGTATCATTACAAATTTTGATGGATTCACAATAATGATAAATTCCAATGGAAAGCAACAATTAGTCTACAAGCACGCTATTTCTACATTTGTTCCATCTAAAAATGTAGAATAA
- the recU gene encoding Holliday junction resolvase RecU, translating into MVVYYPKGTGSNASSKEGICYSNRGMGLEDILNRTNSYYNEVAKCAVIHKKPTPIQIVKVEYPKRSAATIREAYFKQSSYSDYTGIFKGKHIDFEAKETRNKTSIPLSNFHQNQIDHMRQVLKHQGICFALVRFVTTDECFLLDAAYILLFWDDQKYGGRKSIPKPFFEEKGFAIPYSNQPELDYLKVVNEHYF; encoded by the coding sequence CTGGTGGTTTATTATCCAAAAGGAACAGGTTCAAACGCATCCTCAAAAGAAGGCATATGCTACTCTAACAGGGGGATGGGATTAGAGGACATTTTAAACCGCACCAACAGTTACTATAACGAAGTGGCTAAATGTGCAGTGATCCATAAAAAGCCGACTCCTATTCAGATTGTTAAGGTAGAATATCCAAAAAGAAGTGCTGCTACGATCCGCGAAGCATATTTTAAACAATCCTCATATTCTGACTACACTGGCATTTTCAAAGGGAAACATATTGATTTTGAAGCCAAAGAAACAAGAAATAAGACTTCTATCCCTCTTTCCAATTTCCATCAAAATCAAATTGACCACATGCGACAGGTCCTTAAGCATCAAGGAATTTGTTTTGCTTTAGTTCGCTTTGTCACAACAGATGAATGCTTTTTATTGGATGCTGCCTATATCCTTTTATTTTGGGACGATCAAAAATACGGGGGACGTAAATCGATTCCGAAGCCTTTTTTTGAGGAGAAAGGATTTGCAATTCCATATTCGAATCAACCCGAACTGGACTACCTTAAAGTAGTGAACGAGCATTATTTTTAA
- a CDS encoding ATP-binding protein, with amino-acid sequence MKKKGLIAFISITIIFELIQVLFLREFSNRGIIIDLLIAVIIAWFIGRQYDKMIFYMERMNESQKNYKQFIETIPDSIIISYQDIILYINEAGKTMLGAQKKEDILGKSIFQFINPNYQELAIKRLEQLVKEKKATNSVEQKLVRLDKKTIFVEVSSRLFIFEGKDAILSVFKDITNKKEETEGLLQKSEKLALVGQMAAGIAHEIRNPLTSIKGFVQLFKAKYTSEEEYFNLVLSELERINLIIGEFLILAKPTAVEFKDKEIKSLIKDVVTLINTQAIMNNVQVFVEFESDIPMIVCEENQLKQVFINILKNAIEAMPNGGMIDVKVKLKEKNKVSICFIDQGLGIPEDRLPKIGEPFYTTKEKGTGLGLMTSYKIIENHDGVLKISSKLNEGTTVEVILPTVPRPDIS; translated from the coding sequence ATGAAAAAAAAAGGCCTAATTGCTTTTATAAGTATTACAATTATTTTTGAATTAATTCAAGTACTTTTTTTACGTGAATTTTCAAACAGGGGAATTATTATTGATTTATTAATAGCAGTCATCATAGCTTGGTTTATAGGTAGACAATATGACAAAATGATATTTTATATGGAGAGAATGAACGAAAGCCAAAAGAATTATAAACAATTTATTGAAACTATACCGGATTCCATTATCATCTCCTATCAAGATATCATCCTTTATATAAACGAGGCTGGAAAAACTATGCTTGGCGCTCAAAAGAAAGAGGATATTCTGGGTAAATCTATTTTTCAGTTTATTAATCCTAATTATCAAGAATTAGCAATCAAACGGTTGGAACAACTTGTTAAAGAAAAAAAGGCAACTAATAGTGTGGAGCAAAAGCTAGTACGTCTGGACAAAAAAACAATTTTTGTTGAAGTCTCTAGTCGATTGTTTATATTTGAGGGTAAAGATGCCATCTTATCAGTTTTTAAAGATATTACCAATAAAAAGGAGGAAACTGAAGGTCTCCTTCAAAAATCAGAAAAACTGGCGCTTGTAGGACAAATGGCTGCAGGGATTGCTCATGAAATTCGGAATCCTCTTACGTCCATTAAAGGCTTTGTTCAGTTATTCAAAGCCAAGTATACTAGTGAAGAAGAGTATTTTAATCTCGTATTATCGGAGTTAGAGCGCATTAATCTTATTATTGGTGAGTTCTTAATATTAGCAAAACCAACTGCTGTTGAATTTAAAGACAAAGAAATAAAAAGTTTAATAAAAGACGTTGTGACTCTTATCAACACGCAAGCTATTATGAACAATGTTCAAGTCTTTGTAGAATTTGAATCAGATATTCCTATGATTGTGTGTGAAGAAAATCAATTAAAACAAGTGTTTATAAATATTTTGAAGAATGCCATTGAAGCGATGCCAAATGGCGGAATGATTGATGTAAAGGTAAAGCTCAAGGAAAAAAATAAAGTATCCATTTGCTTTATTGATCAAGGCCTCGGTATTCCAGAAGACAGACTTCCAAAAATTGGTGAGCCTTTTTACACAACAAAAGAAAAAGGAACAGGTTTAGGATTAATGACAAGCTATAAAATTATTGAAAACCATGATGGGGTACTAAAGATCTCTAGTAAACTAAATGAGGGGACCACGGTTGAGGTTATTTTACCTACGGTTCCAAGACCCGATATTAGCTAA
- a CDS encoding DUF3885 domain-containing protein: MNMMDYLKGRFPTVELIPSIYYQWDIGIHFSLGGEIYQFKDNDDLNLDRFRLVYKQTSTIFNELFEQNDDLFFVTNVYKHKTKEKHTRKLKVYQPFLKCKNNLNRIQVKTYPYPFELDEAEEFELQQFSLLCKRGDIRVNELIKAASNEDFPLKPKFGGYSIDYPDVFLVNITKDIIFFVYDDRGCEVIAREAERIRPLYEKYYDWVEEVDRKRIEQGLGGRGLKK, from the coding sequence ATGAACATGATGGACTATCTTAAGGGGAGGTTTCCAACTGTCGAATTAATCCCAAGCATTTATTATCAATGGGACATTGGCATCCACTTTTCACTTGGTGGGGAAATTTATCAATTCAAAGATAATGATGATCTCAATCTTGATCGTTTTCGACTTGTATATAAGCAAACCTCAACAATTTTCAATGAGTTGTTTGAGCAAAATGACGACTTGTTCTTCGTAACGAATGTTTATAAGCACAAGACAAAAGAGAAACATACTAGAAAACTAAAGGTATACCAGCCGTTTCTGAAGTGTAAAAATAATTTGAATCGAATTCAGGTGAAAACGTACCCTTATCCGTTCGAGTTGGACGAAGCAGAAGAATTCGAGCTGCAACAATTTTCCTTGCTGTGTAAGCGAGGAGACATACGTGTGAATGAATTAATTAAGGCAGCGAGTAATGAAGATTTTCCATTGAAACCAAAGTTCGGAGGGTACTCCATCGATTATCCCGATGTTTTCTTAGTGAACATCACAAAAGATATTATTTTCTTTGTCTACGATGACCGAGGGTGCGAAGTTATAGCCCGTGAAGCAGAACGAATACGTCCACTTTATGAGAAATACTACGATTGGGTAGAAGAAGTTGATAGAAAAAGGATTGAACAAGGGTTAGGAGGAAGAGGATTGAAAAAATGA
- a CDS encoding MFS transporter — translation MKKVSLLFFLVMFVIGTDTFLISPLLPTLRHNYHVSIDISGFLVSAYALGYAIFAFIAGPISDRFDRKRIMIIGLIAFAISTFLCGIATNFTTMIIFRFLAGVSASFVTPQVWASIPVLVEKKNIVKSMGYATTGLSISQMLGIPIASYLAALSWHTPFYVISVCAILLMISIVLALPSLPSRIDKTQKRASILQSYFDLFKSSKAFPYLFAYFIFQTGNFEAFSFIGSWFTSDFSLRVASVGTAMIALGIGNTFGSLFGSHLVKKIGQSRSLLLSLIVLIILYAALPFSKSLVIAEFILGVIFLIGGFVFPVFMSTFQSLTTTARGTVSAVSNAAMYCGTTLGGAVGGLLFARFTGFLGIAYFTVIMYILSLMIYTSTGIFRSQKVIAQAPEKVQKG, via the coding sequence ATGAAAAAAGTGTCACTTCTATTTTTCTTAGTTATGTTTGTAATTGGGACGGATACCTTTTTAATTTCGCCTTTACTTCCTACTTTGAGGCATAACTATCATGTTTCAATCGATATTTCTGGATTCCTGGTGAGTGCCTATGCGTTAGGCTACGCTATTTTTGCGTTTATTGCAGGTCCAATTTCCGACCGTTTTGACCGAAAACGTATCATGATTATCGGATTAATTGCATTTGCCATTTCTACTTTTTTATGCGGAATAGCTACTAATTTCACAACCATGATTATTTTTCGATTTTTAGCAGGTGTAAGTGCCTCTTTTGTAACCCCACAAGTTTGGGCATCTATTCCTGTTTTAGTGGAGAAGAAAAACATTGTAAAATCGATGGGGTATGCTACGACTGGTCTATCTATTTCTCAAATGCTTGGAATCCCAATTGCAAGTTACTTAGCTGCACTTTCATGGCATACACCATTCTATGTGATTTCTGTTTGTGCCATCTTATTAATGATTAGCATTGTACTTGCTCTTCCTTCGCTGCCTTCAAGAATCGACAAAACGCAAAAGAGAGCATCTATCCTACAATCTTATTTTGATTTGTTTAAATCATCTAAAGCTTTTCCTTACTTATTTGCGTATTTTATTTTCCAAACCGGTAACTTTGAAGCCTTCTCATTCATAGGCTCATGGTTTACATCTGATTTCTCTCTAAGAGTAGCTTCCGTTGGGACGGCTATGATTGCATTAGGAATAGGAAATACCTTTGGTTCACTATTCGGAAGTCATCTGGTCAAAAAAATCGGCCAATCTAGATCATTGCTTCTTTCACTCATCGTGTTAATTATTCTGTATGCGGCTTTACCATTTTCGAAATCCCTTGTTATCGCAGAATTTATTCTAGGTGTCATCTTTTTAATTGGTGGATTTGTCTTTCCTGTATTCATGAGTACCTTTCAAAGCCTGACAACCACTGCACGGGGTACAGTTTCAGCCGTTTCTAATGCGGCCATGTACTGTGGCACAACTCTTGGTGGGGCGGTCGGCGGTCTATTATTTGCCCGATTCACTGGATTTTTGGGAATAGCCTACTTTACGGTAATTATGTACATTTTATCACTGATGATTTATACCAGTACTGGGATTTTTAGAAGTCAAAAGGTTATTGCACAAGCTCCAGAAAAAGTTCAAAAAGGATGA
- a CDS encoding ArsR/SmtB family transcription factor: protein MYYSSMIIEQKDKDAIRVAIFKALADETRLEMLRMLKEVGKEMSCGEIGEKVNIAKSTASYHFKILREAGLTSTRKEAQNKFVQLRLDTFNEYLPGFLDSL from the coding sequence TTGTATTATAGTTCTATGATTATTGAACAAAAAGATAAAGATGCAATTCGAGTGGCTATTTTTAAGGCGTTAGCTGATGAGACTCGTTTGGAAATGTTGCGAATGTTAAAGGAAGTCGGTAAAGAAATGAGTTGCGGAGAGATAGGTGAAAAAGTAAACATTGCAAAATCTACAGCTTCTTACCATTTTAAAATTCTACGTGAAGCTGGTCTGACTTCCACAAGGAAAGAAGCACAAAACAAATTTGTGCAACTTAGATTAGATACTTTTAATGAATATTTACCTGGTTTCCTAGATTCTTTATAG
- a CDS encoding DUF3139 domain-containing protein, producing MRNIFVKTIAIIFSLLIIIPLGLYGYISYQLHSLKNDTYEYLSKKYDKSQIQKIETNLTIASYHYSAFVTFKDEPEHIYEYIRVDGKIRQGSPFPNEKEAPKYKYLEPNKD from the coding sequence TTGAGGAATATATTTGTAAAAACAATTGCAATTATTTTTTCGCTACTTATCATTATTCCTCTTGGACTTTATGGATATATAAGTTATCAGCTTCATTCTTTAAAAAATGATACTTATGAATACTTATCGAAAAAATATGATAAAAGCCAAATTCAGAAAATAGAAACTAACCTTACGATAGCCAGTTATCATTACTCAGCTTTTGTGACCTTTAAAGATGAACCTGAACATATTTATGAGTATATACGTGTTGACGGAAAAATTAGACAGGGTTCTCCTTTTCCTAATGAAAAAGAAGCTCCAAAATACAAATATTTAGAACCAAATAAAGATTAG